In a genomic window of Penaeus vannamei isolate JL-2024 chromosome 38, ASM4276789v1, whole genome shotgun sequence:
- the LOC138859768 gene encoding U-scoloptoxin(01)-Cw1a-like produces MKVLAALLALAGVAAANSPFRFSDGYLDVLGAEPVQAFDCAGRSYGYYADVSSDCRVFHVCLPVADDLGDVLETAHFSFFCGNQTVFSQESLTCAHPEEAFPCDQAETLFDSVNALFGVIPDEK; encoded by the coding sequence ATGAAGGTCCTCGCAGCTCTCCTGGCTCTGGCTGGCGTGGCCGCCGCCAACTCCCCCTTCCGCTTCTCCGACGGCTACCTCGACGTCCTCGGCGCAGAGCCCGTTCAGGCCTTCGACTGTGCCGGTCGAAGCTACGGCTATTACGCCGACGTCAGCAGCGACTGCCGAGTGTTCCACGTGTGCCTGCCCGTGGCTGACGACCTGGGCGACGTGCTCGAGACcgcccacttctccttcttctgcggcAACCAGACCGTGTTCAGCCAGGAGTCCCTCACCTGCGCCCACCCCGAGGAGGCCTTCCCCTGCGACCAGGCCGAGACCCTCTTCGACTCCGTCAACGCTCTCTTCGGCGTCATTCCCGACGAAAAATAG